The following coding sequences are from one Paenibacillus stellifer window:
- a CDS encoding LTA synthase family protein, with protein sequence MKKLLYTLPSLIFIFGLAYGRILLYGQKDLETSFSALAGPTLRDIGIGIVIILLLYALSKASMIAAFVLAAVLAVFHLANVEYIYALDHVVNLKDITMASDSEFLTGTLFHISFPVYSLVIAASLLGSVFFLRKIRIFPLPKRRYGLIAAAGLLIVYLIIAINSTGDWKSGTFVSASISNSVALLTFNADDLTDYPPDIEEKINTTQQLKDGEYLLNNHTGKKNILMVVMEGIPGAYSPANQDYLELPNDIKMTSLDKIKDHSLILPNYITHNNQTIRGMYSLISGDYDKMDASTPKAYEYLQKDSNYREELLPKLLKNRGYNTAFIQAAPLEYMSKGDFMTAAGFDTIIGGESFKNPYIPFGWGPDDKSFFEQSRQFINELNSKGEPWFATMLTVGTHHPYAVTDAYAEKYPSRKAAAVAYLDEALSDFIDYIDHSSFAKDTLVLFVSDESHGVNNQTYGSNWGIFAAYSPDIDGQIINDGVYGQKDVLLSLLDYADPDLDAYTVGRSVFRKYTEDSPILFASHYNGDVFYSTKKGTVYQVDNSGQLYSLTSSNGELFSTDYDRTSLNDDELKKKILTYKNYVDKSSANDQRIVVTKDKDIPLKLNSETVVTDGQFVTVPAESYVDITVDYDASSMSADDWMILRFADYSGHSSSRIIDKASSSGTMTFRFYNEKVSYGYAFNLKTDFRSKAVSSFGKSVKFNSITISFSKTLPESSPTPSAFGLPATLNPSQATEAGASAGTGAASALPGSTGSGSPAATPASSPTASPAPSSSTGAGSAERVSTIVDLDAENK encoded by the coding sequence ACCTGGAGACTTCGTTCTCGGCGCTGGCCGGACCGACGCTGCGCGATATCGGCATCGGCATTGTCATTATTCTCCTGCTGTATGCTCTCTCGAAAGCGAGTATGATCGCGGCGTTTGTGTTGGCGGCCGTGCTGGCCGTGTTCCACCTGGCCAATGTCGAGTATATTTATGCGCTGGACCATGTGGTGAATCTGAAGGACATTACGATGGCGTCGGATTCGGAGTTTCTGACCGGCACGCTGTTCCATATCAGCTTTCCGGTATATTCGCTGGTGATTGCGGCTTCGCTGCTGGGGTCGGTCTTTTTTCTCCGCAAAATCCGGATATTTCCGCTTCCCAAGCGAAGATACGGCCTGATCGCGGCAGCCGGTCTGCTGATCGTCTATCTCATTATTGCGATCAACTCCACCGGGGACTGGAAGAGCGGCACCTTCGTGTCGGCCTCCATCAGCAATTCGGTCGCGCTGCTGACGTTCAACGCCGATGATCTGACGGATTACCCGCCCGACATTGAAGAGAAGATCAATACAACTCAGCAGCTCAAGGACGGCGAATACCTGCTGAATAACCATACCGGCAAAAAGAATATTTTGATGGTCGTCATGGAAGGCATACCCGGAGCCTACTCCCCCGCCAACCAGGACTATCTGGAGCTGCCGAATGACATTAAGATGACCAGCCTGGACAAGATCAAGGATCACAGTCTGATCCTGCCGAATTACATTACGCACAACAACCAGACGATCCGGGGTATGTACTCGCTCATCAGCGGGGACTATGACAAGATGGACGCCTCGACACCGAAAGCATATGAATATTTGCAAAAGGATTCGAATTACCGGGAGGAACTGCTGCCAAAGCTGCTGAAGAATAGAGGCTACAATACGGCTTTCATTCAGGCGGCTCCACTGGAGTACATGTCCAAGGGCGACTTTATGACGGCGGCGGGCTTTGACACGATTATCGGGGGAGAGAGCTTCAAGAACCCTTATATTCCTTTCGGCTGGGGGCCGGACGACAAGAGCTTTTTCGAGCAGTCGCGGCAATTCATTAATGAGCTGAACAGCAAGGGCGAGCCGTGGTTCGCCACAATGCTGACGGTCGGCACACATCATCCTTACGCCGTTACGGACGCTTATGCGGAGAAGTACCCGAGCCGCAAGGCGGCAGCCGTTGCGTACTTGGACGAGGCGCTGTCCGATTTCATTGACTATATCGACCATTCAAGCTTCGCCAAGGATACGCTCGTGCTGTTCGTGTCGGATGAATCGCATGGCGTGAATAATCAGACGTACGGCTCGAACTGGGGCATCTTTGCGGCGTATTCGCCGGACATCGACGGCCAGATTATCAATGACGGCGTGTATGGACAAAAGGATGTTCTGCTGTCGCTGCTGGATTACGCCGACCCGGACCTGGATGCCTATACGGTTGGCCGGAGTGTATTCCGCAAGTATACCGAGGATTCGCCGATTCTGTTCGCCTCTCATTATAACGGGGATGTGTTCTATTCGACGAAGAAAGGGACCGTCTATCAGGTGGACAACAGCGGGCAGCTGTACAGCCTGACCTCAAGCAACGGTGAGCTGTTCAGTACGGATTACGACCGGACTTCGCTGAATGACGACGAGCTCAAGAAGAAGATTCTGACCTACAAGAACTATGTGGACAAATCATCGGCCAACGACCAGCGGATTGTGGTCACGAAGGATAAAGACATTCCGCTGAAGCTGAACAGCGAGACGGTTGTAACGGACGGCCAGTTCGTGACGGTGCCGGCTGAGTCCTACGTCGATATCACGGTCGATTATGACGCATCCTCCATGTCGGCGGACGACTGGATGATTCTGCGGTTCGCGGATTACAGCGGCCACAGCAGCTCCCGCATCATCGACAAGGCAAGCAGCAGCGGCACGATGACCTTCCGGTTCTACAATGAAAAAGTGAGCTACGGCTACGCCTTCAACCTGAAGACGGATTTCCGTTCCAAAGCCGTCTCGTCCTTCGGCAAGTCGGTCAAGTTCAACAGCATCACGATCTCGTTCTCCAAAACACTGCCGGAATCAAGCCCGACGCCGAGCGCGTTTGGGCTACCGGCTACATTGAATCCCTCCCAGGCGACGGAAGCGGGAGCTTCGGCAGGGACGGGTGCTGCCTCTGCCCTGCCGGGAAGCACAGGCTCTGGATCGCCGGCAGCGACGCCAGCTTCATCACCAACTGCATCGCCTGCACCGTCTTCCTCGACCGGTGCTGGTTCGGCGGAACGGGTGAGCACGATTGTCGATCTTGATGCGGAGAATAAGTAG
- a CDS encoding SpoVR family protein → MPSDEIQALERAIAEITEIAKGFGLDFYPMRYEICPADIIYTFGAYGMPTRFGHWSFGKTFHKMKSQYDFGLSKIYELVINSNPCYAFLLDGNSLVQNKLIVAHVLAHCDFFKNNARFSQTNRDMVESMSATADRIAEYSVRYGMDTVESFIDAVLSIQEHIDPSLIQQARPVKSYYERERQNEQSGKKRIEPKPGPFDDLWGIGQDDPAAKPKPATQPGGYKAFPPEPEKDVVWFIQQYSNCLEDWQRDIMTMLRDEMLYFWPQMETKIMNEGWASYWHQRIMRELDLTPEETIEFAKLNSSVVQPSRQSLNPYYLGLKILEDIERRWDREKLFEVRELDSDISFIRSYMTKELVEDLDLYVFEKKGPEWKITDKAWENVRDQLVQARINGGSPYLVVKDGDFERNGELYIAHGYEGIELDLKYLERTLPHIFTLWGKTVHLETVVEDKKALFSYDGKKVLRKFL, encoded by the coding sequence ATGCCCAGCGATGAAATACAGGCGCTCGAACGGGCGATAGCCGAGATCACCGAGATTGCCAAAGGATTCGGCCTCGATTTCTACCCTATGCGCTACGAAATTTGCCCCGCCGACATTATCTACACCTTCGGCGCGTACGGCATGCCGACGCGCTTCGGCCATTGGAGCTTCGGGAAGACTTTTCATAAAATGAAATCCCAGTATGATTTCGGGCTCAGTAAAATCTATGAGCTGGTGATTAACTCCAATCCGTGCTACGCCTTTCTGCTCGATGGAAATTCGCTCGTCCAGAACAAACTGATCGTCGCCCACGTGCTCGCTCACTGCGATTTCTTCAAGAACAATGCCCGCTTCTCCCAGACGAACCGCGATATGGTCGAGAGCATGTCGGCCACGGCCGACCGGATCGCCGAGTATTCCGTCAGGTACGGCATGGATACGGTGGAGAGCTTCATCGATGCCGTGCTGTCCATCCAGGAGCATATCGACCCCAGCCTGATCCAGCAAGCCCGGCCTGTCAAGAGCTACTATGAACGGGAGCGTCAGAACGAGCAGAGCGGGAAGAAGCGCATTGAACCTAAGCCCGGTCCTTTCGACGATCTCTGGGGGATCGGCCAGGACGATCCGGCCGCCAAGCCGAAGCCGGCGACGCAGCCGGGTGGATACAAAGCTTTTCCGCCTGAGCCGGAGAAGGATGTCGTCTGGTTCATCCAGCAGTATTCCAACTGCCTCGAAGACTGGCAGCGCGACATCATGACGATGCTGCGGGACGAAATGCTCTATTTCTGGCCGCAGATGGAGACGAAGATCATGAATGAAGGCTGGGCTTCGTACTGGCATCAGCGCATTATGCGCGAGCTGGACCTTACTCCCGAGGAGACGATCGAGTTCGCGAAGCTGAACTCTTCTGTCGTGCAGCCTTCCCGCCAGAGCCTGAACCCTTATTACCTCGGCCTCAAGATTCTGGAGGATATCGAGCGCCGCTGGGACCGGGAGAAGCTGTTCGAGGTCCGGGAGCTGGATTCGGATATTTCATTCATTCGCAGCTATATGACCAAGGAGCTTGTTGAGGATCTCGACCTCTACGTCTTCGAGAAGAAAGGTCCGGAATGGAAGATCACCGACAAAGCCTGGGAGAATGTCCGGGACCAGCTGGTCCAGGCCCGCATCAACGGCGGTTCCCCATACCTAGTCGTTAAGGATGGCGACTTCGAGCGTAATGGAGAACTCTACATCGCACACGGTTATGAAGGGATCGAGCTGGATCTGAAGTATCTGGAGCGCACGCTCCCGCATATCTTCACGCTGTGGGGCAAGACCGTTCATCTGGAGACGGTGGTGGAAGACAAGAAGGCGCTGTTCTCCTATGACGGTAAAAAGGTGCTCAGGAAGTTTCTGTGA